Proteins encoded in a region of the Solanum dulcamara chromosome 9, daSolDulc1.2, whole genome shotgun sequence genome:
- the LOC129902810 gene encoding uncharacterized protein LOC129902810: MGREVSESCVESLLTEIVSSYCNGFYADKPELAARRIEAIGFQVGHQLSERYTMDKPRFTDHLEAIKFICKDFWSEVFKKQIDNLKTNHRGTFVLQDNRFRWLSRMSVDPSIETLGSIQDPSAMAENKAAQAIGMHLYFPCGIIRGALSNLGIPCAVSADISNLPACSFVIRIKA; the protein is encoded by the exons ATGGGGAGGGAGGTATCTGAGAGCTGTGTGGAGAGTTTACTAACAGAGATCGTCTCTTCTTACTGCAATGGATTCTACGCCGACAAACCTGAGCTCGCCGCCCGACGGATCGAAGCCATCGGTTTTCAGGTCGGACACCAGCTTTCCGAGAG GTATACCATGGATAAGCCCCGGTTCACTGATCATCTGGAGGCTATCAAATTCATATGCAAGGACTTCTGGTCTGAGGTCTTCAAGAAGCAAATAGATAACCTGAAGACAAATCACAGA GGCACCTTTGTGCTGCAAGACAATCGTTTTCGTTGGCTGTCGCGGATGTCAGTTGATCCTTCTATAGAAACTCTTGGTTCTATTCAAGATCCTTCAGCGATGGCTGAAAACAAGGCTGCACAAGCCATAGGAATGCATCTCTATTTCCCATGTGGAATCATAAGGGGAGCACTTTCAAACCTTGGAATTCCTTGTGCAGTTTCTGCAGATATATCTAATCTTCCTGCTT GTTCATTTGTGATACGAATAAAGGCATGA
- the LOC129903391 gene encoding tRNA (carboxymethyluridine(34)-5-O)-methyltransferase → MLLGVGTARSFCFKGIYTKSTVIVGYIFSTRSFSTMNEVGIDSASSLHTLESVGEAPVLRPVSVRAKCSSNVQSTPEIEKKYVHGVYDAIAPHFSSTRFAKWPKVSAFLSSLTPGSLILDAGCGNGKYLGLNPDCFFIGCDISAALINICAEREHEVLVADAVNLPYRTGYGDAAISIAVLHHLSTENRRRKAVEELVRVVKKGGCVLITVWAREQEDRSLIEKWTPLNQRYVEEWIGPGSPRVRNPSSPRILESIPEAEENGGREQLKGLHANSSKVKSAEVMHPTILDEGHSLPTGSEKGYSEQQEYFVPWHLPYHRAEVSGASAVALASGLAKKDDKKASVVYNRYYHVFSEGELERLVSGLDNAILVDRFYDKSNWCIILEKTS, encoded by the exons ATGCTCTTGGGTGTTGGAACGGCAAGGTCATTTTGTTTCAAAGGAATATATACTAAATCTACTGTTATAGTTGGTTATATTTTTAGTACAAGAAGTTTTAGTACAATGAATGAAGTTGGAATTGATAGTGCCTCTAGTTTGCATACACTGGAATCTGTGGGAGAGGCTCCTGTTCTACGTCCTGTGTCTGTGAGAGCAAAATGTTCTTCAAATGTTCAATCAACCCCAgaaattgaaaagaaatatGTCCATGGTGTTTATGATGCCATCGCTCCCCATTTCAGTTCCACTCGGTTTGCGAAGTGGCCTAAAGTGTCAGCTTTCCTGAGCTCATTAACTCCCGGTTCTCTCATCTTAGACGCTGGATGTGGAAATGGGAAATACTTAGGATTAAATCCCGATTGTTTCTTTATTGGCTGTGACATTAGTGCTGCTCTAATTAATATATGTGCAGAAAGAGAACATGAAGTTTTGGTTGCAGATGCTGTGAACCTACCATATAGGACTGGCTATGGTGATGCTGCAATTTCTATTGCTGTGTTGCATCACCTAAGTACTGAAAATAGGAGAAGGAAAGCAGTAGAGGAGCTCGTCCGAGTTGTTAAAAAAGGCGGGTGTGTTTTAATTACTGTTTGGGCTAGGGAACAAGAAGACAGGTCATTAATTGAAAAGTGGACACCACTTAACCAAAGGTATGTAGAGGAATGGATAGGACCTGGGAGTCCTCGAGTTCGCAACCCTTCATCTCCTCGCATCCTTGAAAGCATCCCAGAAGCAGAGGAAAATGGTGGCAGGGAGCAGTTGAAAGGCCTACATGCAAACTCTTCAAAAGTAAAATCAGCTGAAGTTATGCACCCAACCATTCTGGATGAAGGTCATTCTTTGCCTACTGGATCTGAAAAAGGTTACTCAGAGCAGCAGGAATATTTTGTTCCCTGGCACTTACCTTATCATCGGGCTGAAGTAAGTGGGGCTTCAGCCGTTGCCTTGGCTAGTGGTTTGGCAAAGAAAGATGATAAGAAGGCCTCTGTGGTATATAATAGATATTACCATGTTTTTAGTGAAGGTGAACTTGAGAG GTTGGTGTCTGGTCTGGATAACGCCATTCTCGTTGATAGATTCTATGATAAATCAAATTGGTGCATCATTCTTGAGAAAACATCGTGA
- the LOC129903144 gene encoding uncharacterized protein At4g37920, translated as MVLAASITPCCAVSVRSSTSASRNFSPLPPLSLIRNPIQQRQLHLAGANYGGSLLSIHGVRLRQSSLAAVIGDTTAVSDGAVNEEMSATKLSDPVTSQETDLENGEDREDSSEGLDENKMIRVCDKLIEVFLVDKPKPTDWRRLLAFSKEWNNIRPHFYKRCQDRADSESDPGMKHKFLRLQRKLREVDDDVQRHNELLEAIRRSPSEVGDIVARRRKDFTKEFFVHLHTVAESYYDDPAEQNAVAKLGNTCLEVVEAYDTATESMEALNAAELKFQDIINSPSVDAACKKIDDLAQKNQLDSALVLMITKAWSAAKESDMTKDEVKDILYHLYKTARGNLQRLMPKEIRILKYLLTIKDPEERMCALKDAFTPGEELEGEHVDCLYTTPEQLYNWIGTVVDAYNFSKEGTLIKEARDLMNPKIIKKMEELKKLIVDNFM; from the exons ATGGTGCTAGCAGCTTCTATTACACCTTGCTGTGCCGTTTCAGTACGGTCATCCACTTCTGCTTCTAGAAACTTCTCTCCTCTTCCGCCGCTCTCTCTTATCCGAAATCCAATTCAACAGCGTCAGCTGCACCTCGCCGGAGCTAATTACGGAG GTTCTCTCTTATCTATACATGGAGTGAGGTTGCGACAGTCATCTCTTGCTGCTGTAATTGGTGATACAACTGCCGTGTCAGATGGCGCAGTTAACGAAGAAATGTCAGCTACTAAGTTATCTGATCCTGTTACTAGTCAAGAAACTGATTTGGAAAATGGAGAGGACAGGGAAGATAGTTCTGAAGGGTTGGATGAGAATAAAATGATCCGAGTATGCGACAAGTTAATTGAGGTCTTCTTGGTTGACAAGCCCAAACCTACTGATTGGAGAAGATTGCTAGCATTTAGTAAGGAATGGAACAATATTCGGCCCCACTTCTACAAGAGATGTCAGGACCGAGCAGACAGTGAAAGTGATCCTGGAATGAAGCACAAGTTTCTCAGGCTTCAAAGAAAGCTGAGAGAG GTTGATGATGACGTTCAGAGGCATAACGAACTTCTTGAGGCAATCAGAAGGTCACCATCTGAGGTTGGTGATATTGTTGCCAGACGTCGTAAAGATTTTACAAAAGAGTTTTTTGTTCATCTACACACTGTGGCAGAATCCTATTATGATGATCCAGCAGAACAAAATG CTGTGGCAAAACTAGGGAATACATGTTTGGAAGTTGTGGAAGCTTATGATACTGCAACTGAAAGTATGGAAGCGTTAAACGCTGCAGAGTTGAAATTCCAAGATATAATCAATTCACCTTCTGTGGATGCGGCTTGCAAGAAAATAGATGATTTGGCCCAAAAAAATCAACTTGATTCAGCACTGGTGCTCATGATTACAAAAGCATGGTCAGCAGCCAAGGAGTCAGACATGACAAAAGATGAG GTAAAGGATATTCTTTATCACTTGTATAAGACAGCAAGAGGAAATCTTCAGAGgctcatgccaaaagaaatcaGAATTCTGAAATATCTACTCACAATTAAGGATCCTGAGGAGCGAATGTGCGCTTTGAAAGATGCCTTCACACCGGGAGAAGAACTTGAAGGGGAACATGTAGATTGCTTATACAC GACTCCGGAGCAGCTGTACAACTGGATTGGGACAGTGGTGGATGCATATAATTTCAGTAAAGAAGGCACTCTTATAAAAGAAGCCAGAGACTTGATGAAccctaaaataattaagaaaatggaggagttaaagaagttgatCGTAGATAACTTCATGTAA
- the LOC129902439 gene encoding uncharacterized protein LOC129902439 — protein MEKEDAITEGAVNHPAAEKETNEPILNNESVKNKVSSQRNLGRTPDETQEANTVNDRMNEQEKKISADNSILHSGAEKSQVDNEPGKENSLGESTSSSSLANKNEIEKPDLDQALTPGELKSLNSRQECSESEISGLSGKKTDCVKVGLKSFRETNKNLEEVVYEEEAEPVFDGTEEPGMGVNRSLSARSVHRDSEAQGSVWPEKAVALTNFVRSKSTVAVSSVLRRLSGKSDDGQDVTAAEDKSKCNEKNAVASQEHEMQAVSQKTAERTGWNPLSLIGILRDDTGNRLVEKEVSPEAVLPIAMKGRIILYTRLGCQESREARLFLHQKRLRYVEVNIDVYPSRKMELEKIAGDSVVPRVFFNEVLIGGWIELKSLDESGKLSEKIEYVVDEAPSFEAPLPPLSGEDDLSSSGSIDELAVIVKKMKQSIALKDRFYKLRRFTNCFLGSEAVDFLSEDQYLEGEEAVEFGRKLAINLFFQHVLDENVFEDGNHLYRFLDDDPFVSQCQNIPRGLTEVKPKPIIEISSRLRFLSHAIFEAYASEDGRHVDYRSIHGSEEFARYLRITEELQRVNLKDMLREEKLAFFINLYNMMAIHAILVWGHPSGPMERRKLFGEFKYVIGGCTYSLSAIHNGILRSNQRPPYNLIKPFGVKDKRRKVALPYSEPLVHFALVNGMRSGPALRCYSPGNIDKELVEAACDFLRFGGLIVDLSTKVAYVSKILRWFSVDFGKHEVEVLKHAANYLESSVSQALLELLANSQLKVVYQPYDWGLNN, from the exons ATGGAAAAAGAAGATGCTATTACGGAAGGTGCAGTCAATCATCCTGCTGCTGAAAAGGAAACAAATGAACCCATTCTTAACAATGAATCTGTAAAAAATAAAGTTTCTAGCCAGAGGAATTTAGGGAGAACACCAGATGAAACGCAGGAGGCGAATACAGTGAATGATCGAATGAATGAACAGGAAAAGAAAATCTCTGCAGATAATTCTATTTTACATTCTGGTGCTGAAAAGAGTCAGGTTGATAATGAACCGGGGAAGGAGAATTCCTTAGGTGAAAGCACGTCAAGTTCTTCACTGGCCAATAAAAATGAGATTGAAAAACCCGACTTAGATCAAGCTCTCACCCCAGGGGAACTGAAATCGTTAAACAGTAGACAGGAATGCTCTGAATCAGAGATATCTGGTTTGAGCGGAAAGAAGACTGACTGTGTGAAAGTGGGCTTAAAAAGTTTCCGCGAAACTAACAAGAATCTCGAAGAAGTTGTTTATGAGGAAGAAGCAGAACCTGTATTTGATGGAACAGAAGAACCTGGAATGGGTGTTAATAGGAGTTTATCAGCCCGTTCTGTACATCGTGACTCAGAGGCACAGGGATCTGTTTGGCCTGAGAAGGCAGTGGCTCTTACAAACTTTGTTAGATCGAAGAGTACAGTTGCGGTGAGTTCTGTTCTACGCCGCCTTTCTGGTAAAAGTGATGACGGACAAGATGTTACTGCTGCAGAAGATAAGAGTAAGTGCAATGAGAAGAATGCTGTTGCATCACAAGAACATGAAATGCAAGCCGTGTCTCAGAAAACTGCAGAACGGACTGGGTGGAATCCCCTTAGCTTAATTGGGATTTTACGTGATGATACTGGAAACAGACTTGTGGAGAAGGAGGTCTCACCAGAAGCAGTTTTACCAATAGCCATGAAGGGAAGGATTATATTGTATACAAGGTTGGGATGCCAGGAAAGTAGAGAGGCAAGACTATTTCTACACCAGAAAAGACTCAGATATGTTGAGGTTAACATTGATGTGTATCCTAGTAGAAAGATGGAACTGGAGAAAATTGCTGGTGATTCTGTTGTTCCTCGAGTGTTCTTTAATGAAGTTCTAATAGGTGGATGGATTGAGCTAAAGAGCTTGGATGAGTCTGGAAAGCTCTCGGAGAAGATTGAATATGTAGTTGATGAAGCACCATCATTTGAAGCTCCTCTACCACCTCTTTCTGGTGAAGATGATTTGTCTAGTAGTGGGTCTATTGATGAGCTAGCTGTTattgtaaaaaaaatgaaacagtCTATTGCTTTAAAAGACCGGTTTTATAAGCTGCGCAGATTCACCAACTGTTTCCTGGGATCAGAAGCTGTGGACTTCCTGTCAGAGGATCAGTACTTGGAAGGGGAAGAG GCTGTTGAATTTGGTAGGAAGCTCGCAATCAATCTTTTTTTCCAACATGTACTAGA TGAAAATGTGTTTGAAGATGGTAACCATCTGTATCGTTTCCTTGATGATGATCCCTTTGTATCTCAGTGTCAGAACATACCGAGGGGTTTAACAGAAGTGAAGCCCAAACCCATAATAGAAATTTCATCTAGATTGAGATTTTTGTCTCATGCAATTTTTGAAGCTTATGCATCAGAAGATGGAAGGCATGTTGATTATAGAAGCATCCATGGCAGCGAGGAATTTGCAAG GTACTTGAGAATAACTGAGGAGCTTCAAAGAGTGAACTTGAAAGACATGCTCAGGGAGGAGAAGCTTGCCTTTTTTATTAATCTCTACAACATGATGGCCATTCATGCAATATTGGTTTGGGGACATCCCTCTGGACCAATGGAGAGGAGAAAATTGTTTGGAGAGTTCAAATATGTCATTGGTGGGTGCACATATTCACTATCAGCTATCCATAATGGAATCTTAAGGAGCAATCAGAGACCACCATACAATCTAATCAAACCATTTGGAGTTAAAGACAAGCGTCGTAAG GTAGCTCTTCCTTATTCAGAGCCTCTTGTTCATTTTGCTCTGGTTAATGGTATGCGATCTGGGCCTGCTCTTCGATGTTATTCACCTGGCAACATAGATAAAGAGTTGGTGGAGGCTGCCTGTGAtttcttaagatttggaggacTAATTGTTGATCTTAGTACCAAGGTTGCATATGTTAGTAAAATCTTGAGATG GTTTAGTGTTGATTTTGGGAAGCATGAGGTTGAAGTATTGAAACATGCTGCAAATTACTTAGAGTCATCGGTATCTCAAGCTTTGCTAGAGTTGCTCGCCAACAGTCAGCTGAAGGTGGTGTACCAACCTTATGATTGGGGACTGAATAACTAG